One genomic region from Leptospira tipperaryensis encodes:
- a CDS encoding DEAD/DEAH box helicase, whose product MKFEELSIHSKLLSAIQDIGYTELTPIQEKSIPHGLEGKDITGLAQTGTGKTVAFLVPVIHTILTKEIQGVSALVLAPTRELTMQISDEAKKLLKHAEGVRAVPIIGGTDYKSQNKDLEGLKGIIVATPGRLIDMIKSGSIDITNVEFFVLDEADRMLDMGFIQDIRWLLHKCKNRKQTLLFSATLSVEVMRLAYRFLNEPVEIQINPEKIITERIDQKVVHLGREEKIPYMTNLILNSTDEGQGIIFTNYKANIPKIVHTLRRFGVPVTGISSELDQKKRLRLLRDFKSGKYRYMVATDVASRGIDVENIDIVYNYDLPQDTENYVHRIGRTARAGRKGKAIGFCSESDYVELEKIEKYLKQKIEVLEVNEEYIQFPKGEFQAFVGGDSYDKEKETHFKQNGRRPHERERGGAHQHGRDKRGDKRPTHAGNSHPRDGQKKKPAAAIQEAEVFLQKADSVLSAEPKQNKPGNKQNKFQGNKDKQRQPQPQGQRNQNQGQNRNPQQQSNKQYDKSKRNLFDINDTKREGSQKKKGSIWQKIKSIFGG is encoded by the coding sequence ATGAAATTCGAAGAACTTTCCATACATTCCAAATTACTTTCCGCCATTCAAGATATCGGTTATACCGAACTGACTCCAATCCAAGAGAAATCGATTCCTCATGGACTGGAAGGAAAGGACATTACGGGTCTCGCACAAACCGGAACGGGAAAAACCGTGGCCTTTTTAGTGCCTGTCATTCACACAATTCTTACCAAAGAAATTCAGGGAGTTTCCGCTCTCGTCTTAGCTCCTACAAGAGAATTGACGATGCAGATTTCCGACGAAGCCAAAAAACTTCTCAAACACGCGGAAGGTGTTCGTGCGGTTCCGATCATCGGAGGAACCGATTACAAGTCTCAGAACAAAGACTTGGAAGGTCTGAAGGGAATCATCGTCGCGACTCCGGGAAGATTGATCGACATGATCAAGTCCGGCTCCATCGATATTACAAATGTTGAATTCTTTGTTCTCGACGAAGCCGATAGAATGCTCGACATGGGATTTATCCAAGACATCCGTTGGCTTCTTCATAAATGTAAGAATCGCAAGCAGACCTTGCTCTTTTCCGCGACTCTTTCCGTGGAAGTGATGCGTCTCGCCTATCGATTCTTAAACGAACCCGTTGAGATTCAGATCAATCCGGAAAAGATCATCACCGAAAGAATCGATCAAAAGGTCGTTCACTTGGGAAGAGAAGAAAAAATTCCTTATATGACCAATTTGATTCTCAACTCGACCGACGAAGGACAGGGAATCATATTCACAAATTATAAAGCGAATATTCCAAAAATCGTACATACTCTGAGAAGATTCGGAGTTCCAGTTACCGGAATTTCCTCCGAGCTGGATCAGAAAAAAAGACTCAGGCTCCTCCGAGATTTTAAATCCGGTAAATACCGTTATATGGTCGCGACCGATGTCGCCTCTCGAGGAATCGACGTAGAGAATATCGATATCGTTTATAACTACGACCTTCCGCAAGACACGGAAAACTACGTTCATAGAATCGGAAGAACTGCGAGAGCGGGAAGAAAGGGAAAGGCGATCGGCTTTTGTTCCGAGTCCGATTACGTGGAATTGGAAAAGATCGAAAAGTATCTAAAACAAAAGATTGAAGTACTCGAAGTCAACGAAGAATACATTCAGTTTCCAAAAGGGGAATTTCAGGCTTTTGTCGGCGGAGATTCTTACGATAAAGAAAAAGAAACTCATTTCAAACAAAACGGAAGACGTCCTCACGAAAGAGAACGCGGCGGCGCTCATCAACACGGTCGCGACAAAAGAGGGGATAAACGTCCCACACACGCAGGAAACTCACATCCAAGAGATGGACAAAAGAAAAAACCTGCCGCTGCGATTCAAGAAGCCGAAGTATTTTTGCAAAAAGCCGATTCCGTTTTATCCGCAGAGCCGAAACAAAATAAACCAGGCAATAAGCAGAATAAGTTCCAAGGAAACAAAGACAAACAACGTCAACCTCAACCACAGGGACAACGGAATCAAAACCAGGGACAGAATCGAAATCCGCAGCAGCAGTCCAACAAACAATACGACAAGAGCAAACGGAACCTGTTCGATATCAACGATACAAAAAGAGAAGGTTCTCAGAAGAAAAAAGGTTCGATTTGGCAAAAAATCAAATCTATCTTTGGGGGCTGA
- a CDS encoding class I SAM-dependent methyltransferase encodes MFPKLELIPHPRFPDQYQICKRTGVCFYKPAQAREYKDSYFLDEYKNQYQKTYYEDETSLRELARKRLGMLGRFQNPKNSSLFELGSAAGFFLDEAKKKGYRVSGLEISPAEVEYSQKTLGLDVLCASFLEENVLKSSSFDVVAAFFVVEHFPDADFVFEKLTGLVKPGGFLFLGLPSLNGPTFQTNPEEWFRTHPKDHFWDYSPASLKKMLKGYGFTTEYKKPMSYHPSRDRGWRGRILSHRLFARLSDLTCYGDTFHLIAQKQHT; translated from the coding sequence ATGTTTCCCAAACTCGAGCTCATTCCCCATCCACGCTTTCCCGATCAGTATCAGATCTGCAAACGCACCGGGGTTTGTTTTTATAAACCCGCCCAAGCACGGGAATACAAAGATTCTTACTTCCTGGACGAATACAAAAACCAGTATCAGAAGACCTACTACGAAGACGAAACTTCCCTTCGAGAACTCGCGAGAAAACGTCTTGGGATGCTCGGCCGCTTTCAAAACCCGAAAAATTCTTCACTTTTTGAATTGGGCTCCGCGGCCGGATTCTTTTTAGATGAGGCGAAGAAGAAAGGATATCGGGTCTCCGGTCTTGAAATCTCCCCCGCAGAAGTCGAATATTCACAAAAGACTTTGGGGCTCGACGTCCTCTGTGCTTCCTTTTTAGAGGAGAATGTTCTTAAAAGTAGTTCTTTTGACGTTGTGGCGGCTTTCTTTGTGGTGGAACATTTTCCAGATGCGGACTTCGTCTTTGAGAAGTTAACCGGTCTTGTCAAACCGGGAGGCTTTTTGTTCTTAGGACTTCCTTCGCTCAACGGTCCCACATTTCAAACCAATCCGGAAGAATGGTTTCGCACGCATCCAAAGGACCATTTTTGGGATTACAGCCCAGCCTCCTTGAAAAAAATGTTGAAAGGATACGGTTTTACAACTGAGTATAAGAAACCAATGTCCTACCACCCGTCCCGAGATAGGGGTTGGCGAGGAAGAATCCTGAGTCACAGACTTTTTGCACGTCTCTCAGACCTCACCTGTTACGGGGATACATTCCACTTAATCGCTCAGAAGCAGCACACATGA
- a CDS encoding RidA family protein, whose product MSIQNKIESLGYKLPPPPQAIAAYIPANQSGNLVFTSGQLPLKDGQLMLTGKLGESLSIEDVKEATIQASLNAIAAASAICGGPDKIVKIVKIGVFVACSPNFFEHHLVANHGSNFLLSIFGESGRHARFAVGVPSLPLNAPVEIEVVFQVADVQ is encoded by the coding sequence ATGAGCATCCAAAATAAAATCGAATCTCTGGGTTACAAACTTCCACCTCCTCCGCAAGCAATCGCGGCCTACATTCCTGCCAATCAGAGCGGGAACCTCGTTTTTACTTCCGGACAACTTCCCCTAAAAGACGGACAATTGATGCTCACTGGAAAATTAGGAGAAAGCCTTTCCATTGAAGACGTAAAGGAAGCTACGATCCAAGCCAGCCTGAACGCGATCGCTGCGGCTTCCGCGATCTGCGGAGGTCCGGACAAAATCGTGAAGATCGTAAAGATCGGAGTTTTTGTCGCGTGCAGTCCGAATTTTTTCGAACATCACTTGGTTGCGAACCACGGAAGTAACTTTCTTCTTTCCATTTTTGGAGAATCGGGACGTCATGCGCGCTTTGCCGTCGGCGTTCCTTCTCTTCCTTTGAACGCTCCCGTTGAAATCGAGGTCGTTTTTCAGGTCGCAGATGTTCAGTAA
- a CDS encoding VOC family protein, translating to MKILLTSLIVKNPIEAFHFYTEVLGFHKKLFIPEANLAIVVSPEEPDGTSLLLEPNENPLSKTFQEGVYKANLPMIVFGVKDIHKEYERLKSLGVVFRKEPTKSDIGTETVFEDTCGNLIQIFQMD from the coding sequence ATGAAAATTCTCCTCACAAGTCTCATTGTCAAAAATCCGATCGAAGCCTTTCACTTTTATACAGAAGTCTTAGGCTTTCATAAAAAGCTTTTTATTCCCGAAGCGAACTTAGCCATCGTCGTATCCCCCGAAGAACCGGACGGAACGAGTTTGCTCCTCGAACCCAACGAAAATCCACTCTCGAAAACCTTTCAAGAAGGCGTTTACAAAGCGAACCTTCCCATGATCGTTTTTGGAGTAAAAGACATTCACAAAGAATACGAACGTCTTAAAAGTTTAGGCGTAGTCTTTCGTAAGGAACCGACAAAATCCGATATAGGAACGGAAACGGTTTTCGAAGATACTTGTGGAAATTTAATTCAGATTTTTCAGATGGACTAA
- a CDS encoding BPSS1187 family protein, producing MKKTILEFWFPLSLILLLFFGCIKQIDDKDKKDENLQNTILGLAVLDFIQCGQTSLPPRVDTYLGLTRIFVLPSYGASCILRYNDPHLIYLPSGTPKNLLAVFLPGSGSNPIAVSKIIEEGAVRGYHSIGLMYPNADPINVICNTVPNNSASCFGNTREEILTGVDKTTAVSVDFINSIDGRLLKLLQYLAAKRPADGWDQYLSEGAVNWNKIYLGGHSQGSGHAAYQGKIKSLGRVSIYSGVSDYHVASASNAPWLSVSGLTSANSYYGLVHVGDSVANFSGNTNQVTDAWLNSFGMTGALTDADSGTAPFGNTHRLTTNLCASGDDNTKHNCTMLQSQKPAWDYISYP from the coding sequence ATGAAAAAAACTATTTTAGAATTTTGGTTTCCACTCTCTTTGATTCTTCTTTTGTTTTTCGGTTGTATCAAACAAATCGATGATAAGGACAAAAAAGATGAAAATCTTCAGAACACGATCCTGGGTTTGGCGGTTCTCGATTTTATTCAATGCGGGCAAACTTCTCTTCCTCCTCGCGTAGACACTTACTTAGGGCTTACAAGAATTTTTGTTTTACCGAGTTATGGAGCGAGTTGTATTCTAAGATACAACGATCCGCATTTGATCTATCTTCCTTCGGGAACGCCTAAAAATCTGTTGGCGGTCTTTTTGCCCGGTTCGGGCTCCAACCCGATCGCAGTTTCCAAGATCATCGAAGAAGGAGCGGTTCGAGGTTATCATAGTATCGGCCTTATGTATCCGAACGCGGACCCGATCAACGTTATCTGCAACACCGTTCCGAATAATTCTGCTTCTTGTTTTGGAAATACGAGAGAAGAGATTCTTACGGGAGTCGATAAGACGACCGCCGTTTCCGTGGATTTTATCAATTCCATCGACGGAAGACTTTTGAAATTGCTTCAATACCTCGCCGCAAAACGACCCGCCGACGGTTGGGATCAATACTTAAGTGAAGGAGCCGTAAATTGGAACAAGATCTATCTCGGAGGACATTCTCAAGGAAGCGGGCACGCGGCGTATCAAGGAAAGATAAAGTCCCTTGGAAGGGTTTCCATTTATAGCGGTGTTTCCGACTATCACGTCGCTTCTGCGAGCAACGCTCCTTGGTTGAGCGTAAGCGGTCTGACCTCGGCGAATTCTTATTATGGATTGGTTCACGTCGGGGATTCCGTGGCAAACTTTTCCGGTAATACAAATCAGGTTACAGATGCTTGGCTGAATTCTTTCGGAATGACCGGGGCTCTCACCGATGCGGATTCGGGAACTGCGCCCTTTGGAAATACACATCGTCTGACGACCAATCTCTGCGCGAGCGGGGATGACAATACAAAACACAACTGCACGATGTTGCAGAGTCAGAAGCCCGCATGGGACTACATTAGTTATCCGTAA
- a CDS encoding DKNYY domain-containing protein, translating to MKYHWILIYLFLISCSKGYHYKYWILPYYEDQKIETSGRKNFKILNKEFAKDDLNVYYKETKLPEVDPKSFQILGNGYLSDRKNVYFVTTNLNIKTNSPKAWLIVIPLDLKVWTEKEIVFLILEKARPENFRVLSREGNLTDYGFDENRIYYMGSIIDETAESPVFLDSFLYHVLKTKSAIYYEGKPVSGADPKTFTLSDHYAKDRKQCYYFTSLDVSVFSCSPESFIVLEYPNPLDAKLSMDSDYSKDARFVYWQGKVISGADPKSIQLISENSECPYFGACARDRNREYKGGETSPF from the coding sequence ATGAAGTATCATTGGATTCTAATTTATCTATTTCTAATATCCTGTTCCAAGGGGTATCATTATAAATATTGGATTCTTCCTTATTACGAAGACCAAAAGATAGAGACGAGTGGAAGGAAAAACTTTAAAATTCTAAACAAGGAATTTGCAAAAGACGATCTGAACGTTTATTACAAAGAAACGAAACTTCCGGAAGTGGATCCTAAGAGTTTTCAAATTTTGGGGAACGGTTACTTATCCGATCGAAAGAACGTTTATTTTGTAACTACGAACTTAAATATCAAAACAAATTCTCCCAAGGCTTGGTTGATCGTGATTCCGCTCGATTTGAAAGTCTGGACCGAGAAGGAGATCGTATTCTTAATTTTGGAAAAAGCAAGACCTGAGAATTTTCGGGTTCTGAGTCGCGAAGGAAATCTTACCGATTACGGGTTCGACGAAAATCGGATCTATTATATGGGATCTATCATAGACGAAACCGCCGAGTCGCCGGTGTTTCTGGATTCTTTCCTTTACCATGTCTTGAAGACGAAGTCTGCGATCTACTACGAAGGAAAACCGGTTTCCGGCGCGGATCCAAAAACCTTTACGCTTTCGGATCACTACGCAAAGGATCGGAAGCAATGTTATTACTTTACCTCTTTAGACGTTTCGGTTTTTTCCTGTTCTCCCGAAAGTTTTATCGTATTAGAATATCCTAATCCATTGGATGCGAAACTTTCTATGGATTCCGATTATTCAAAGGACGCTCGTTTCGTCTATTGGCAGGGGAAAGTTATCTCCGGAGCGGATCCTAAATCCATTCAATTGATTTCGGAAAATTCCGAATGTCCTTATTTTGGGGCTTGCGCTCGGGATCGAAATCGGGAATACAAAGGTGGAGAAACGAGTCCGTTCTAA
- a CDS encoding metal-sulfur cluster assembly factor has translation MLEEPTNALEEQIYEEVKKVEDPEIGISIAELGLIYRIKVEGTKAKIDMTYTSMACPAGPQMKQDVINHTLRVDGITEAEVEVVWIPKWDPREMASEDAKMDLGIFD, from the coding sequence ATGTTAGAAGAGCCAACAAACGCATTAGAAGAACAAATCTACGAAGAAGTCAAAAAGGTAGAAGATCCGGAGATCGGAATTTCGATCGCCGAGCTTGGACTCATCTATAGAATTAAAGTCGAAGGAACAAAAGCGAAGATCGATATGACTTATACTTCGATGGCTTGTCCCGCCGGACCGCAGATGAAACAGGATGTCATCAATCATACGCTCCGGGTGGATGGAATCACCGAAGCCGAAGTGGAAGTCGTCTGGATTCCAAAATGGGATCCTCGAGAAATGGCTTCCGAAGACGCAAAGATGGACTTAGGAATTTTTGACTGA
- the sufU gene encoding Fe-S cluster assembly sulfur transfer protein SufU yields the protein MSLSDSLYKEVILEHYQNPRFRGKLEPADLYEHGVNPLCGDELELTINLEGEKISEVRVNGKGCSISQASGSMMAEAIRGKTVSEAESILKRFKNMVLENEDPKFEEELEDLESMESVKKIPARIKCAVLPWNTLERALSKIPK from the coding sequence GTGTCCTTAAGCGATAGTCTTTACAAAGAAGTCATCTTAGAACATTATCAAAATCCGAGATTTCGAGGAAAACTCGAACCGGCCGACTTGTATGAACACGGGGTTAATCCTCTTTGTGGAGACGAACTCGAATTGACGATCAATCTGGAAGGGGAAAAAATTTCCGAAGTCCGGGTGAACGGAAAAGGATGTTCCATTTCTCAGGCCTCCGGATCGATGATGGCGGAAGCGATTCGGGGAAAGACGGTTTCCGAAGCCGAAAGTATTCTTAAACGATTTAAGAATATGGTCTTGGAGAATGAGGATCCGAAGTTTGAGGAAGAATTAGAAGATCTGGAATCGATGGAATCCGTGAAAAAAATTCCCGCGAGAATCAAATGTGCGGTTCTTCCCTGGAATACTCTGGAAAGGGCGCTTTCGAAAATTCCAAAATAA
- a CDS encoding cysteine desulfurase, whose protein sequence is MSFSAERLRTDFPILGTKMNGKPLVFLDSAASSQKPFTVIDRIEKYYREENANIHRGIYYLSQKATEKYELSRIHLSRFIGAQCAKVCIFTRNATESINLVAQTWGRTQIKEGDEIVLNELEHHSNIVPWQMLAQEKKAILKFIPLNEDSTLDLSTLDEIITSKTKLVAVSQMSNVTGTIHDLAPIQKRAKEVGAKVLVDGAQGVCHLPVNMKEMDFDFYVFSAHKMLGPTGVGVLYAKEEILEEMPPWMGGGDMISQVFKERSTYAELPSRLEAGTPNIAGVIGFGSAIEYLETIGMQEIRNHELELLSYALDRLDDFGGLELYGPTDLSKRGGVISFNFPGVHPHDVGTILDEEGIAIRVGHHCAQPFMAFKNIPGTCRASLYLYNTKDDIDRLIEGLIKVKEIFSRVLKR, encoded by the coding sequence ATGAGCTTCTCTGCTGAAAGATTAAGAACTGATTTTCCGATCTTGGGAACGAAGATGAACGGCAAACCTCTCGTCTTTTTAGACAGCGCCGCGAGTTCTCAAAAACCTTTCACGGTCATCGATCGGATCGAAAAATATTACAGAGAAGAAAACGCAAACATCCACCGTGGGATCTATTATCTTTCTCAGAAAGCCACGGAAAAATACGAACTCAGTAGAATTCATCTTTCTCGTTTTATCGGAGCGCAGTGTGCGAAGGTTTGTATCTTCACAAGAAACGCGACGGAATCCATCAACTTAGTAGCTCAGACTTGGGGAAGAACTCAGATCAAAGAAGGGGACGAGATCGTTCTCAACGAACTTGAACACCATTCGAATATCGTTCCTTGGCAGATGTTGGCTCAGGAAAAAAAAGCGATTCTAAAATTCATTCCTCTAAACGAAGACAGCACCTTGGATCTGTCAACCTTGGACGAAATCATCACGAGCAAAACAAAGTTAGTCGCCGTTTCCCAGATGTCGAACGTGACCGGAACGATTCACGATCTTGCGCCGATTCAAAAACGCGCTAAGGAAGTGGGAGCGAAAGTTCTCGTAGACGGAGCGCAAGGCGTATGTCATCTTCCAGTGAATATGAAGGAAATGGACTTTGACTTCTACGTATTCTCCGCGCACAAAATGCTCGGACCCACGGGAGTCGGAGTTCTTTATGCAAAAGAAGAAATTTTAGAAGAGATGCCTCCTTGGATGGGAGGAGGCGATATGATTTCTCAAGTATTCAAAGAAAGATCCACTTACGCGGAACTTCCTTCTCGATTGGAAGCGGGAACTCCGAACATCGCGGGAGTGATCGGTTTTGGATCCGCGATCGAATATCTCGAAACGATCGGAATGCAGGAAATCAGAAATCACGAACTCGAACTCTTGTCTTATGCGTTGGATCGATTGGATGATTTCGGAGGACTGGAACTCTACGGACCGACTGATCTTTCTAAAAGAGGCGGGGTGATTTCCTTCAACTTTCCGGGAGTTCATCCTCACGACGTTGGAACAATTTTAGACGAAGAGGGAATTGCGATCCGAGTCGGACATCATTGTGCTCAGCCCTTTATGGCGTTTAAGAACATTCCGGGAACCTGCAGAGCGAGCCTCTATCTTTACAACACAAAAGACGATATCGATCGACTGATCGAAGGTCTAATTAAGGTAAAGGAGATTTTCTCCCGTGTCCTTAAGCGATAG
- a CDS encoding non-heme iron oxygenase ferredoxin subunit codes for MSFRKLAKLSEIENGKVKVVETRYNRIGITSLEGNLYAFEDVCTHDGEAISEGELCGDVITCPRHEAQFSIKTGKALCMPAVENLPVYPVRIVGDSIEVDLED; via the coding sequence ATGAGCTTTCGAAAACTCGCAAAACTTTCCGAAATTGAAAACGGGAAAGTCAAAGTAGTGGAAACACGATATAATAGAATCGGGATCACGAGTTTGGAAGGAAACCTTTATGCGTTTGAAGACGTCTGCACTCACGACGGAGAAGCCATTTCCGAAGGCGAACTCTGTGGAGACGTAATCACCTGTCCTAGACACGAGGCTCAATTCTCCATCAAAACCGGAAAGGCCCTTTGTATGCCGGCGGTGGAGAATCTCCCCGTTTATCCGGTGAGAATCGTAGGTGACTCAATCGAAGTGGATCTGGAGGATTGA
- the sufD gene encoding Fe-S cluster assembly protein SufD, whose product MSLETQFTTLLSKSKEPQALQDFRKKVFSKFSTLSIPRSENESWRKVPLSNFHPEEFLDSPGEEAVSIRAPKEVKVFRSESLTGKELETFLNVLENTFQKENVEWFTLFSLSSFTHGIYLEVGSDQILKEEIEIKFRLEKESRILPLIVAKFGNHSKAFFAERYECPEEENFKLFQGLTILQSGAGTKLSYTGIESFGSSVFHFQNLFSDQKEDSNVKIAKVTPGGYKGKNILNVELSGKGAHARVLGLAPMSAREFQDSEVRIIHKESHTESSILYRGAYRDKAHHIFTGNLQIPNTCKNVNAIQINNNLLLDRTARAESIPKLEVYAENVKCEHGATVGEIDEDQLFYLASRGIDEDEARRMIVDGFLGQVIGEIESETIREELFELIVKKVEGEI is encoded by the coding sequence GTGTCCTTAGAAACACAGTTTACAACTCTTCTCTCGAAGAGCAAGGAGCCGCAGGCTCTTCAAGATTTTCGAAAAAAAGTTTTTTCCAAATTCTCCACACTTTCGATCCCAAGATCGGAAAACGAATCCTGGCGTAAGGTTCCTCTTTCCAATTTTCATCCGGAAGAATTTTTAGATTCTCCTGGCGAGGAAGCGGTTTCCATCCGCGCACCGAAAGAAGTGAAAGTTTTCAGATCGGAATCTCTTACCGGAAAAGAACTCGAAACCTTTTTAAACGTGTTGGAAAACACATTCCAAAAAGAGAATGTAGAATGGTTCACTCTTTTCAGTCTTTCCTCTTTTACACACGGGATCTATCTTGAAGTCGGATCGGACCAGATTCTTAAAGAAGAAATCGAAATCAAATTCCGCTTGGAGAAAGAGTCGAGAATTCTTCCTCTCATCGTTGCGAAGTTTGGAAATCACAGCAAGGCGTTCTTTGCGGAACGATACGAATGTCCGGAAGAAGAAAACTTCAAACTTTTCCAAGGACTTACGATTCTTCAGAGCGGGGCCGGTACAAAACTTTCTTATACGGGAATCGAATCTTTTGGTTCGAGCGTTTTCCATTTTCAAAATTTATTCTCAGATCAAAAGGAAGATTCCAACGTAAAGATCGCGAAGGTAACTCCGGGCGGTTACAAGGGAAAAAATATTCTCAACGTAGAATTGTCCGGCAAAGGCGCGCACGCCCGAGTTCTTGGATTGGCTCCGATGTCCGCGAGAGAATTTCAAGATTCCGAAGTAAGAATCATCCACAAAGAAAGTCATACTGAAAGTTCGATCCTCTATCGAGGAGCGTATCGAGACAAGGCTCATCATATTTTTACCGGAAATCTCCAGATTCCCAACACTTGCAAGAACGTGAATGCGATCCAGATCAACAACAACCTTCTTTTGGATCGTACGGCAAGAGCCGAATCGATTCCTAAATTGGAAGTTTATGCCGAGAACGTGAAGTGCGAACACGGAGCGACGGTCGGAGAGATCGACGAAGACCAATTGTTTTATCTCGCTTCTCGAGGAATCGACGAGGACGAGGCAAGAAGAATGATCGTAGACGGTTTTCTTGGACAAGTCATTGGTGAAATTGAATCAGAAACTATACGAGAAGAATTGTTTGAACTCATCGTGAAGAAGGTGGAAGGTGAGATATGA
- the sufC gene encoding Fe-S cluster assembly ATPase SufC — protein MTEILKIQDLRAGIHTGDSGEIKEIVKGVNLTIRPGEVHAIMGPNGSGKSTLSNVIMGHPKYQVLSGDILFEGKSILGLPTDERARLGIFLCFQYPTSIPGVTIGNFLKTIVKSVRGKDLPVKEFRKELKQGMADLDIPESFISRYVNDGFSGGEKKRNEILQMSLLKPKLSVLDETDSGLDIDALRIVSEGINRNKTADRSILLITHYQRMLNYITPDFVHVFAKGRILKTGTRELALELEEKGYDWILAESGD, from the coding sequence GTGACCGAGATTTTAAAGATCCAGGACCTCAGGGCAGGAATTCATACCGGAGATTCCGGAGAAATCAAAGAAATCGTAAAAGGTGTCAATCTCACGATTCGACCCGGAGAAGTTCACGCCATCATGGGTCCTAACGGATCCGGAAAGAGCACGCTCTCCAATGTTATCATGGGCCATCCGAAATACCAGGTCCTCTCGGGTGACATCCTCTTCGAAGGAAAATCCATTCTCGGACTTCCGACCGATGAACGCGCGCGCCTCGGAATCTTTCTCTGCTTTCAATATCCGACGAGCATCCCCGGAGTCACCATCGGAAACTTTTTAAAAACGATCGTGAAGTCCGTTCGAGGAAAAGATCTTCCCGTAAAGGAATTTAGAAAAGAACTCAAACAAGGAATGGCCGATCTCGACATTCCCGAATCGTTTATCTCGCGTTATGTGAACGACGGATTTTCCGGAGGAGAAAAAAAGAGAAACGAAATTCTTCAGATGAGTCTCCTCAAACCGAAACTTTCTGTTCTCGACGAAACCGATTCCGGACTCGATATCGACGCTCTTCGAATCGTAAGCGAAGGAATCAACAGAAACAAAACAGCGGATCGTTCGATTCTTCTCATCACACACTATCAGAGAATGCTAAACTATATCACGCCGGATTTTGTTCACGTATTTGCAAAAGGAAGAATTTTGAAAACCGGAACGAGAGAACTCGCGTTGGAGTTGGAAGAAAAAGGATATGACTGGATACTTGCAGAATCTGGAGATTAA